A genome region from Panicum virgatum strain AP13 chromosome 4K, P.virgatum_v5, whole genome shotgun sequence includes the following:
- the LOC120704508 gene encoding uncharacterized protein LOC120704508 isoform X2 → MSRRATGTSIAHHLTRGKEGMHSEGCLDPPPIHGGNQMPGSVLLDFTTRIDDRRNATTAYSRTRDGHRIQVTFWSALPPPLVSYFSVYCPDLEPAAFPREPVIMATEDDLVLLRLVLGPPSAILEPDRFDYLVYQAGAVPSLHLIDHPGPSRFFGDYQVGLLRCHPKLEPTKRAHDDGDFYIIAALCYAMVPGHYDLHTFDSRSKVWGTRTALLPEQQQRGEHSSHVNSKVVVLGGEMGTMGWVDLWQGILFCDVLLKQPVLRYITLPAPLDPDRKLQGCPRSARDIAVIEGRIKYVEFQNHIIPGSVIDGNYIANGWTAVTWSRKATTDPFQDDHWQQDCRVHASQISVKNNPMGFELLQKFFDDQGTPLHKLHTGHPTLSLNGDDVVYLMTKVHYRETGAWVLAVDIRNRTLQGVGEFVLRRTHGMNFAYMCSGIGKHLHSSPGSKGSLN, encoded by the exons ATGTCCCGGAGGGCCACCGGAACTTCAATCGCCCATCACTTGACAAGGGGGAAGGAGGGGATGCATTCTGAGGGGTGCTTGGACCCCCCTCCCATCCACGGCGGCAACCAAATGCCAGGTTCGGTCCTCCTCGACTTCACGACCCGCATCGACGACCGCCGGAACGCCACCACCGCCTACTCCCGGACGAGGGACGGCCACAGGATTCAGGTCACCTTCTGGTccgccctcccgccgccgctcgtctccTACTTCTCTGTCTACTGCCCTGATCTGGAGCCCGCAGCCTTCCCCAGGGAGCCCGTCATCATGGCCACGGAGGAtgacctcgtcctcctccgcctaGTCCTCGGCCCTCCATCCGCCATCCTGGAGCCAGACAGATTTGATTACTTGGTCTACCAGGCCGGCGCCGTGCCGTCGCTCCATCTCATCGACCACCCCGGCCCCTCCCGCTTCTTTGGTGATTACCAAGTCGGCCTCCTGCGTTGCCATCCCAAACTCGAGCCTACCAAACGTGCCCATGATGACGGCGACTTCTACATTATCGCTGCACTCTGCTACGCGATGGTTCCCGGACATTATGACCTCCACACTTTCGACTCCAGATCAAAAGTTTGGGGCACCAGGACGGCCTTGCTGCCCGAACAGCAGCAACGCGGCGAGCATTCTTCCCATGTCAACAGCAAGGTCGTTGTGCTTGGAGGAGAAATGGGCACCATGGGTTGGGTTGATCTTTGGCAGGGTATACTCTTCTGCGATGTCCTCCTCAAACAGCCTGTGCTCCGCTACATCACATTGCCGGCACCGCTCGATCCTGACAGGAAGTTGCAGGGCTGCCCAAGGTCAGCTCGGGACATTGCCGTAATTGAAGGTCGCATCAAGTATGTCGAGTTTCAAAATCACATTATACCAGGCTCTGTCATTGACGGGAACTACATCGCAAATGGTTGGACAGCCGTCACATGGAGCAGGAAGGCTACTACTGATCCTTTTCAGGACGATCACTGGCAACAGGACTGCAGGGTTCATGCTTCGCAGATCTCTGTAAAAAACAATCCAATGGGGTTTGAATTGCTGCAAAAGTTTTTCGATGATCAAGGCACACCTCTGCATAAACTCCACACAGGTCATCCCACACTTAGCTTGAATGGTGATGATGTTGTTTACCTCATGACCAAGGTCCACTACCGGGAAACGGGAGCATGGGTGCTTGCTGTTGACATCAGAAATAGGACACTACAAGGAGTCGGCGAGTTTGTTCTACGGAGAACCCACGGCATGAATTTTGCATATATGTGCAGCGGGATTGGCAAACATCTGCATAGTTCTCCAG GTTCAAAGGGTAGCCTGAATTGA
- the LOC120704508 gene encoding uncharacterized protein LOC120704508 isoform X1, which translates to MSRRATGTSIAHHLTRGKEGMHSEGCLDPPPIHGGNQMPGSVLLDFTTRIDDRRNATTAYSRTRDGHRIQVTFWSALPPPLVSYFSVYCPDLEPAAFPREPVIMATEDDLVLLRLVLGPPSAILEPDRFDYLVYQAGAVPSLHLIDHPGPSRFFGDYQVGLLRCHPKLEPTKRAHDDGDFYIIAALCYAMVPGHYDLHTFDSRSKVWGTRTALLPEQQQRGEHSSHVNSKVVVLGGEMGTMGWVDLWQGILFCDVLLKQPVLRYITLPAPLDPDRKLQGCPRSARDIAVIEGRIKYVEFQNHIIPGSVIDGNYIANGWTAVTWSRKATTDPFQDDHWQQDCRVHASQISVKNNPMGFELLQKFFDDQGTPLHKLHTGHPTLSLNGDDVVYLMTKVHYRETGAWVLAVDIRNRTLQGVGEFVLRRTHGMNFAYMCSGIGKHLHSSPGAGSKGSLN; encoded by the exons ATGTCCCGGAGGGCCACCGGAACTTCAATCGCCCATCACTTGACAAGGGGGAAGGAGGGGATGCATTCTGAGGGGTGCTTGGACCCCCCTCCCATCCACGGCGGCAACCAAATGCCAGGTTCGGTCCTCCTCGACTTCACGACCCGCATCGACGACCGCCGGAACGCCACCACCGCCTACTCCCGGACGAGGGACGGCCACAGGATTCAGGTCACCTTCTGGTccgccctcccgccgccgctcgtctccTACTTCTCTGTCTACTGCCCTGATCTGGAGCCCGCAGCCTTCCCCAGGGAGCCCGTCATCATGGCCACGGAGGAtgacctcgtcctcctccgcctaGTCCTCGGCCCTCCATCCGCCATCCTGGAGCCAGACAGATTTGATTACTTGGTCTACCAGGCCGGCGCCGTGCCGTCGCTCCATCTCATCGACCACCCCGGCCCCTCCCGCTTCTTTGGTGATTACCAAGTCGGCCTCCTGCGTTGCCATCCCAAACTCGAGCCTACCAAACGTGCCCATGATGACGGCGACTTCTACATTATCGCTGCACTCTGCTACGCGATGGTTCCCGGACATTATGACCTCCACACTTTCGACTCCAGATCAAAAGTTTGGGGCACCAGGACGGCCTTGCTGCCCGAACAGCAGCAACGCGGCGAGCATTCTTCCCATGTCAACAGCAAGGTCGTTGTGCTTGGAGGAGAAATGGGCACCATGGGTTGGGTTGATCTTTGGCAGGGTATACTCTTCTGCGATGTCCTCCTCAAACAGCCTGTGCTCCGCTACATCACATTGCCGGCACCGCTCGATCCTGACAGGAAGTTGCAGGGCTGCCCAAGGTCAGCTCGGGACATTGCCGTAATTGAAGGTCGCATCAAGTATGTCGAGTTTCAAAATCACATTATACCAGGCTCTGTCATTGACGGGAACTACATCGCAAATGGTTGGACAGCCGTCACATGGAGCAGGAAGGCTACTACTGATCCTTTTCAGGACGATCACTGGCAACAGGACTGCAGGGTTCATGCTTCGCAGATCTCTGTAAAAAACAATCCAATGGGGTTTGAATTGCTGCAAAAGTTTTTCGATGATCAAGGCACACCTCTGCATAAACTCCACACAGGTCATCCCACACTTAGCTTGAATGGTGATGATGTTGTTTACCTCATGACCAAGGTCCACTACCGGGAAACGGGAGCATGGGTGCTTGCTGTTGACATCAGAAATAGGACACTACAAGGAGTCGGCGAGTTTGTTCTACGGAGAACCCACGGCATGAATTTTGCATATATGTGCAGCGGGATTGGCAAACATCTGCATAGTTCTCCAG GTGCAGGTTCAAAGGGTAGCCTGAATTGA